DNA from Aggregatimonas sangjinii:
GGTAACGGAGCCTGCCAACCCGCTGCTACCTGCCATAATACAGCACTTGCCCAAAACACAATTGTGCGCAATTTGAACCAGGTTGTCTATTTTGCAACCATCGCCAAGGATCGTTGAACTGAACTTACCTCGATCTACGCAGGAATTGGCCCCGATTTCGACACCATTTCCTATGACCACATTACCGATATGGGGAATCTTGACCAACCCCTTACCGTCCTCGCTCGGCCGATAGCCGAAGCCATCGGCACCGATACTTACGTTGTTGTGAAAAATACAGTGGCTTCCGATAACCGAGCGTTCCCGGATTACCGTCCCAGACCAAACAATGGTTTGATCTCCGATAGTGGTTTCATCGAAGATACTTACATTCGGGTACAACACGACACCTTTACCAAGAACCACATCTTCCCCGACGTAACATCCCGCACCAATTTTGACTCCCTCCCCTATTTTTACCGAACTAGCAATAGTGGCGGTAGGATGAATGGCTTCACTACCTAAGTGCGGGGCTTGCGGTGCAAAGACCTCCAGCAATTTTGCCATGGCCAAATCGGCATTCTTGACTCGGACCAAAGCCCTATTAGCGTCAGGTTCAATTGCGATATTCTCATTTACTATCGCAGCACCCGCATTAGAGTCGGCCCACATAGCTGCATATTTACGATTCCCGATGAATGTTATTTGGGCTGCACTGGCTTTGGCAATTTGTTCGAGGCCAGTGAATTTTTGGGCTGATTCACCAACAACGATTCCGTTTACGAGCGAACCGATTTCTTCGATAGTATATGATTTCATTGTTTTTCGGGTATAAAAAAAGCGCCAACAAATGTTAACGCTTAAATATAATATTAAAATCTTTTGACAGGAACCATCTACGGGTTCTATATTTTTTTGACACGAACAGCGTTCATACCACGTGCTCCTTTTTCCAGCTCGAACTGCACCGTATTATTCTCCTCGATCTCATCGATAAGACCACTTACATGACAGAAATACTTTTCGTTATTTTCGCTATCGATTATAAATCCGAAGCCTTTGGAATGATCAAAAAACGAAACCTTTCCATTTCTGATCGGGTTGAATTTATCCTCATCGGATTCTTCCTTCTTGGGTATACCCAAAACGATATCCTCAGCATCAATTTTGACCTTTAACGATGGGTCCGGCGGGGTATCGACTAGGTTTCCATTAAAATCGACATATGCCAATGGAATTCCTCCTCCTTTTTCTTTCGCTTCAGCTCTACGGGCTTCTTTGCGTTTTGCTTTTTCCTCTCGTTTTTTACGGCGCTGTTTTTCTTTTTCAGTCTTATTGTACGTTTGCTGTGATTTAGCCATTCATAAGTTTTGATTAATACTAACTAAAAGTGTGCCAAAGGAAATTCTGATTCTAAACGAATGTTGTTGAAAAGAAAAGAAGATAAACAATTGAATTACTAAGAGTTAGCGAGTGCTATCGGAATAATAAGATGTTGTTTTTCCCTTGAACCTTTACAAATATATGACATATGATCTAATTTTATGTGTCCTATCGGTTCAAATTCATGACAATACTTTCTCATTTTACACTCTCTTCGGACACTGTAAAGGTAAATGTCGCTTTACCTTGCGTGGCCGTCCAAAAATTTTGGGAACCGTTCCAGTCGGGAGAAGCGTGTCTTGAGAAGTTTTCCAAATCGGTATTAATCGCTTCTGTTTTTGCTGAAGCTATCGGTTCCTTTGAAATAACGATGGCCAAAGCGGTAAATGCTTTTTGAGACAGGTCGAACGACGGATTTCTCACGCCTTTGGCACTGATCATCATTCCCGGTGAATGCGTTTCTATCAAATCGGCGCTGAATAGACCACTCGAGTTGATGTCAACCGGGTTAACGGCTACCATCACCGGCTGCAATTCGGTGCTTGGTATCAAACCCATTAGATATAATTCTAAATTGCCATAAACTATGGAGTTGCCACCGTTCGCAAATTTTCCAAAACCATTTTCACCATTCAGTTTACCTTGATAAGTGCCGTCGCCATTGTCGACCACTTCATCAAAACCTCCCAATTGACCAGCGGTACCGGCATAGCCCCAATGCCCGCCGAAGGTAGAAGGTAAAAAACCTTTATTCGCCCAAGTGTGGGCGATTTCGTGCAGAAAAGGTCCCGTTCTTATATATTCCGCACGCGGCATATAAATCATACTTTTCAGCTTTCCTGAGGAACCATAGTTTGCCGAAAGATCGAAGAGCCCAGCCCCAAGGCCTTGAATTAGATTCTGTACCGAAGTGGACCTTCCATAGAACAAATCGCCAGGGTGGGTTTCCTCTACGGAAAGAATGATTAGAAAGTCGAAATCATCCTTGAGGTATTGGTACACTTTAGTGGAAATCATATTCAGATTACCTTCTCCAGAAATGAATTTATTGTATTCAACTTCGGGGAGTACATAATTCACGAACATACGCTCGGCGTTCAATACCAGATTATTCTCGAATA
Protein-coding regions in this window:
- the lpxD gene encoding UDP-3-O-(3-hydroxymyristoyl)glucosamine N-acyltransferase, with amino-acid sequence MKSYTIEEIGSLVNGIVVGESAQKFTGLEQIAKASAAQITFIGNRKYAAMWADSNAGAAIVNENIAIEPDANRALVRVKNADLAMAKLLEVFAPQAPHLGSEAIHPTATIASSVKIGEGVKIGAGCYVGEDVVLGKGVVLYPNVSIFDETTIGDQTIVWSGTVIRERSVIGSHCIFHNNVSIGADGFGYRPSEDGKGLVKIPHIGNVVIGNGVEIGANSCVDRGKFSSTILGDGCKIDNLVQIAHNCVLGKCCIMAGSSGLAGSVTLGDGVMIGGSASIKDHTTIHSGAVVGAGSGVLADVPAGKTVLGYPATDSREKLKQWVALRKLGRS
- a CDS encoding cold-shock protein, with the translated sequence MAKSQQTYNKTEKEKQRRKKREEKAKRKEARRAEAKEKGGGIPLAYVDFNGNLVDTPPDPSLKVKIDAEDIVLGIPKKEESDEDKFNPIRNGKVSFFDHSKGFGFIIDSENNEKYFCHVSGLIDEIEENNTVQFELEKGARGMNAVRVKKI